The Brachyspira hyodysenteriae ATCC 27164 sequence CTACATTGCTTGCTATGGTTAGTGCTTTTGCTGGTTATGATAATATAATGAATTCTTATAAGCTAGCTATAGAAAATAATTATAGATTTTTTTCTTACGGCGACGCTATGTTTATGTATTAATAATATTAATTTTTTATTCTTTGATAATAATAAAAATAATAATTAAAAAGCAAAAAATATAATTGTTTATATATACCTAAACAACTATATTTTGTCAAAAATAAATTTTTTTAAATTTAAAATATTTGCAGGGCCTTAGCCCACCGCTCTGAGTGCTTACGCAGCACCCCACTTTTTTTGCAACCGAAGGGAGTGCCTGTGGTATTGCCACAGGCGAAGCCCGCCTTCGGAGAAAGGCTATATTTTAACTTAAATTAATAGTTTATATTATATGTAAAACAAAATTAGTATTATTTAGCACTAATTTTACATTTGCACTTTTTGGTTCTTTTGCGGCGGGAAAAAGAACAATAAAAAAAATTACAAATTAAAAATTTTCATCATAATATTAATTTTTTATAATAATTACGGCAGGCATTTTATATACCCGCCGCATTCATTTGAAAAAGAATTATTAAGGTGTAACTATGTTAAACCAATATTGGAAAGTGTCAAAGTAGGATAAAAACTCATTAAATGCATCTTTGTTGTTAATATTTAAATCATCAGCCTTTTTAGTAAATAATGCTTTCTTAAAATCTGACATATTAATATCTATTGTATAGTCAGTATTTTCATTATTATATTTTTTGTATTTTAATACAGAGTTTTCTATTTTTACAAGATATTTATTATCATCTGTGATATTAAAAAGTACTGATATATTTTTATCTTTTACTTTATCAGGATTTAAAGCAACTGATATATATTCAAACATGTTTTCAGCAGATAATGCATTTATCATATCTAATGATGTAGTTTGAGGAGCTTTCATATTTTGATCTATTTCATTTCTAAGTTCATAAGCACCAGTAAGCAAATAAGCTCTCCAAACTGCAGATTCACTTTGATATCCAAGCTGTTCCATAGCATCAGCACTGAGTTTTCTTGCATTTTCATTATTAGGATTAGCAAATATTACATTATTGAGAACTTCAACAACCCATCTGTAATCGCCTTCATCATAAGATTTTTTAGCCATTTTTATGATATTATCCTCTCCTCCCATAAACTCAACATATCTTTTTGCTGATTCTTCAGGAGGAAGCTTATATAAATTAGCAGGATTTCCGTCCCACCAAGCACCAAAATAAAAATCATAAACAGCTTTTACATCATGATTTACAGAACCATAATAACCTCTATTATAAAATTCTTTTGTCAAACTATCTGGTATTTGTATTTTTTCTGCTATTTCTATTGGCGTGTATCCCATATTAGCATATCTTAAAGTTTGGTCATGAATATATTTATATAAATCTCCATGTTTATTTAGAAAATCATCTATATTGCTTTGTTCCCATATAGGCCAGTGATGAGAACCAAATAATACATCAGTTCTGTCTTTTAAAAACTCTTTTGATTTTTCTATAGCCTTAGTCCATATAAGAGAATCTCTTGTTTTTGCCCCTCTTAATGTTGATAAATTATGAAGTGTATGATTCATTACTTCAGCACTTGATGCTGCTCTGTATTTTGGTATATAAATCATAAACTCTGCTGGAGCTTCAGTATTTTGAGCCATTAAAAATTGAAATTCTATTCCGTCTATTGTGTATGATTCATAGTCTTTAGATATTATTTTATTTGGTCTTATTATTCCTGGAGTTCCAGTTGCTACCAATTTACCAAGTCCTGCATCAACTGTACCTTTTTCATCTTTTGGCAAAAGTCCTCCGTACATATAAGAAGAACGTCTGCTCATAGCATTGCCTGCTAAAAGATTTTCTGATACAGCTTCCTCAAAAAATCCTTCAGGCGCTACAATAGGTATATTATTGTTTTCTATAACTCCTCTTATTCCTCCGAAATGATCAACATGAGAATGTGTAAATATTACTCCTGTTATTGGATCATTTCCTTTATACTTTCTAAATAATTCTATTGCTTTAGATGCTGATTCTTTTGTTGTCAGTACATCTATTACAATCCAGCCTGTATCTCCTCTTACAAAAGTTATATTAGCTAAATCAAAACCTCTTACTTGATATATATCTGGAGTTACTTCAAATAAACCTGATATATTATTTAATTGAGCCTGCCTCCATAGGGAAGGATTAACAGTATCTGGGGCAGGCTGATTCGATATGAAGGGAAAAGATATATTATCATCTGAAGTTTCTATGAAGCCTCTTTTAGCATTTTCAAAATCTGTATTATCATCAAATGGCAAATAGTTTTTTAATTTTTCATTTTCTTTTTTTGTATGTTCTGTTGCTTCTTTTCTTTCGGAATTAAAATTATTAGAAGAACAGGATATTAAAAAAATACAAAGTATTGAAGTTAATATTTTATTCATTAGATGCCTCCTTATCTTTATAGAATTAATTCGACGAATAAATTCAATGAATTAATTCTATAATATAATTGCAATTTGTCAAGTTATTTGTTATAATTCTTTTATGAAAAATATTGAAAAAGTAACAAGAAAAGAACAGGCAGAACAAACAAAGAAAAAAATAGTAGATACCACTATAAATTTATTGAAAGAACATTCATTAAATGAGCTTCAAATTAAAGATATTTGTACTAATGCTGATATATCTATAGGGAATTTTTATCATTATTTTACTAATAAGCAGGAAATAATATTTTATATTTTCAATACTAATGCTGAACTATATAAAGAAAAAATATTATCAAAAGATAAAACTAATTCTTATAAAGATATATTATATGCTTTTAAAGAATTTTCTAAATTGGTTGCAGAGTTAGGCGGAGATTTAATACTTGAAATATTTAATTATAGCATTATGAATAGAAATAATGCTTTATTATCAAAAGATGCTTTTTTTTATAATCATATTTTATCTTTGGTTGATTCATTAAAAAAATTAAATTTGGTTATATATGATGATAGTTCAGAGGCTATAACTAAAAGGCTTATAGTGTTTTTTAGAGGATTTTTTTATGAATGGGCTTTATCGAATAGTAATTTTAATCTTGTGAAAGAAACTGAAAAAGAGATGAAATTATATTTATCTTTATTTATAAAAATAGATGATTAATTTATTATTATTGCTAATAAAAATGGTTTGCTCTAAGGATCTGACAAGCAAACTTGTAAGAGGCTAACAATTTTTATAAATTAGCTTTATATATACCTAAACAATTATATTTTGGCTAAAAATGCAGTCTTTTTGGTTCTCGC is a genomic window containing:
- a CDS encoding TetR/AcrR family transcriptional regulator; translated protein: MKNIEKVTRKEQAEQTKKKIVDTTINLLKEHSLNELQIKDICTNADISIGNFYHYFTNKQEIIFYIFNTNAELYKEKILSKDKTNSYKDILYAFKEFSKLVAELGGDLILEIFNYSIMNRNNALLSKDAFFYNHILSLVDSLKKLNLVIYDDSSEAITKRLIVFFRGFFYEWALSNSNFNLVKETEKEMKLYLSLFIKIDD
- a CDS encoding alkyl/aryl-sulfatase; its protein translation is MNKILTSILCIFLISCSSNNFNSERKEATEHTKKENEKLKNYLPFDDNTDFENAKRGFIETSDDNISFPFISNQPAPDTVNPSLWRQAQLNNISGLFEVTPDIYQVRGFDLANITFVRGDTGWIVIDVLTTKESASKAIELFRKYKGNDPITGVIFTHSHVDHFGGIRGVIENNNIPIVAPEGFFEEAVSENLLAGNAMSRRSSYMYGGLLPKDEKGTVDAGLGKLVATGTPGIIRPNKIISKDYESYTIDGIEFQFLMAQNTEAPAEFMIYIPKYRAASSAEVMNHTLHNLSTLRGAKTRDSLIWTKAIEKSKEFLKDRTDVLFGSHHWPIWEQSNIDDFLNKHGDLYKYIHDQTLRYANMGYTPIEIAEKIQIPDSLTKEFYNRGYYGSVNHDVKAVYDFYFGAWWDGNPANLYKLPPEESAKRYVEFMGGEDNIIKMAKKSYDEGDYRWVVEVLNNVIFANPNNENARKLSADAMEQLGYQSESAVWRAYLLTGAYELRNEIDQNMKAPQTTSLDMINALSAENMFEYISVALNPDKVKDKNISVLFNITDDNKYLVKIENSVLKYKKYNNENTDYTIDINMSDFKKALFTKKADDLNINNKDAFNEFLSYFDTFQYWFNIVTP